The Streptococcus oralis region GGTCCATCGAATGAGGCAATTATTAGAACACTTGGCGAGTCGAGTGATCTTGGTTGTTGCTAACGGCGCTCGTATATTTGAGTATGATACGCTACTTCAGGCCCAGACTTGGGATGATGCTATGGTTGACAAGGCTCTCCTTCATTTTAAAGGGAGGGAGTGTCGAGATCAGTTCGTCGTTACCAGTATGAATGGGAGTTTTGTCAAGGAAGGAACGGTTTTTACAGACCTGGAAAAATTTATGACTCCAGAGATGATTGAAAAACTTTACCAAAGGACCAATTTTGTGGATGAGCTAAACTCAGACCTCTTTGGAGGAGTTCTAAAGATGAGCATGGTCGTTGGTGAAGAACGTTCTAGTTCAGTTTTGCAGGAAATCAATGATCTTTTTGATGGTCGTGTAAGGGCTGTTTCTAGCGGTTATGGCTGTATTGATATCCTGCAAGCTGGTGTTCACAAGGCTTGGGGATTGGAAAAATTACTCAAGCGCTGGGATTTGACATCAGAACAAATCATGGCTTTTGGTGATAGCGAAAACGATATCGAAATGTTAGAGCTGGCTGGAATTGCCTATGCTATGGAAAATGCAGATGATAATGTCAAGGCAGTTGCGACTGCCCTGGCACCAGCCAACAGCCAGGCGGGTGTGTATCAAGTTCTAGAGAATTGGTTAGAGAAAGAGGGATAGGGTGGCAGTACAGTTATTAGAGAATTGGCTCTTAAAGGAGCAGGCAAAGATTCAAACCAAGTATCGTGAATTGAATCAAGTATCTGTTCTAGAGCCAGATATCATCTTTATTGGTGATTCGATAGTGGAGTATTACCCTCTTCAAGAGTTGTTGGGAACTGCCAAGACGATTGTTAATCGAGGCATCCGAGGTTACCAGACGGGGCTTCTACTAGACAATCTTGATGCCCATCTTTATGGTGATGCTGTCGATCAAATTGTTCTCTTAATTGGAACAAACGATATCGGAAAAGGTATTCCTATGAATGAAGCTTTGGATAATCTTGAAGGAGTGATTCAATCGCTTAACCGAGATTATCCGCTGTCACAAATAAAGCTTGTTTCTATTCTGCCAGTCAATGAAGGAGAAGAATACAAGCAGACAGTATATATTCGTACCAATGAAAAGATCAGAGAATGGAATCAAGTCTATGAGGCTCTAGCTTCCGCCTATATGCAAGTAGATTTTCTACCAATTTATGATAGTTTGACAGATTCAGAAGGACAACTTCAATCAGCCTATACAACGGATGGTCTCCATCTGAGTGTAGCTGGTTATCAAGCTTTATCAGATGCTTTGAAAACGTATCTTTTCTAAAGAATTGGCTTGATTTTGCATTTTTTATGAAGATAGGTTATAATAGTTCTATAATTTTGGGGTCGTTACGGATTCGACAGGCATTATGAGGCATATTTTGCAACCCGTGTGGCGACGTAAACGCTCAGTTAAATATAACTGCAAAAAATAACACTTCTTACGCTCTAGCTGCCTAAAAACCAGCAGGCGTGACCTGATTTGGATTGCTCGTGTTCAATGACAGGTCTTATGATTAGCGAGATACGATCAAGCCTTGTCTAGTGGTTTGATAAGAGATTAATAGACTCGCAGTTCCTAGGCTTGAGTTATGTGTCGAGGAGCTGTTAAAACAATACATAACCTATGGTTGTAGACAAATATGTTGGCAGGTGTTTGGACGTGGGTTCGACTCCCACCGGCTCCATATATATTTTGCATTATTTCGCAAACCTTTCTAAAACGTTGATAAATCAGCGTTTTTATTTTTATCTTTTTTATTGTTTGGCATTCTTTTTCAAAAAAAGGATACAACAAAGGATACAACGTTTTGCTGTATCCTAGAAATCGATATCCTTTTGTTTTATGAAATCATATAGTGTTTGTATTATTTGATTTTTAAATGCTTGCGATAAAAAAAACTGCATTAAGGTGCAGTTTTTCTTTATTCTACGGAAGACATGGGATTCGAACCCACGCACGCTGTTACACGCCTACCGCGTTTCCAACACGGCCTCTTAAGCCTCTTGAGTAATC contains the following coding sequences:
- a CDS encoding Cof-type HAD-IIB family hydrolase; translation: MTIKLIATDMDGTLLDPRGQLDLPRLEKILDQLDERGIRFVIATGNEVHRMRQLLEHLASRVILVVANGARIFEYDTLLQAQTWDDAMVDKALLHFKGRECRDQFVVTSMNGSFVKEGTVFTDLEKFMTPEMIEKLYQRTNFVDELNSDLFGGVLKMSMVVGEERSSSVLQEINDLFDGRVRAVSSGYGCIDILQAGVHKAWGLEKLLKRWDLTSEQIMAFGDSENDIEMLELAGIAYAMENADDNVKAVATALAPANSQAGVYQVLENWLEKEG
- a CDS encoding SGNH/GDSL hydrolase family protein translates to MAVQLLENWLLKEQAKIQTKYRELNQVSVLEPDIIFIGDSIVEYYPLQELLGTAKTIVNRGIRGYQTGLLLDNLDAHLYGDAVDQIVLLIGTNDIGKGIPMNEALDNLEGVIQSLNRDYPLSQIKLVSILPVNEGEEYKQTVYIRTNEKIREWNQVYEALASAYMQVDFLPIYDSLTDSEGQLQSAYTTDGLHLSVAGYQALSDALKTYLF